A genome region from Coregonus clupeaformis isolate EN_2021a unplaced genomic scaffold, ASM2061545v1 scaf0414, whole genome shotgun sequence includes the following:
- the LOC123481230 gene encoding uncharacterized protein LOC123481230, which translates to MIIYWTIFLFYSNFGCALNKNVIQPDPVMVTHLGQSVSLICFCRSNFIGISWFKQTVGQKPLLMASSYYRPPTAFYYNNFTKDFNETKHLSVKRGVDSCNLTISKTESGDSATYYCGVMLASDVTFGEGTILIVKDSGSNSMSVIQQSVSESVQPGDSVTLNCTIHTETCAGEHRVYWFRHGSGESRPGIIYTHGDRSDQCEKNPEAGSPTQSCVYNLPKRNLSLSDAGTYYCAVASCGEILFGNGTKLNIDHGCKEDHVLLVYCLGVVLALCVILIIVLGCVLYKMTKKTSLLCRGTQTQSSGPAVPSSHNQDQEDDDTLTSVHYAALNVIHKKPKTQRQRSAMERDTVYSGVRCQNMD; encoded by the exons ATGATTATATATTGGACAATCTTTTTGTTTTACTCCAATTTTG GTTGTGCACTTAACAAGAATGTAATCCAACCAGACCCTGTGATGGTTACACACCTTGGACAAAGTGTATCTCTCATTTGCTTTTGTCGATCTAATTTTATCGGTATCTCTTGGTTCAAGCAAACTGTTGGACAGAAGCCTCTTCTCATGGCATCATCATATTACCGCCCTCCAACGGCTTTTTATTACAACAATTTTACCAAGGACTTTAATGAGACTAAACATTTGagtgtgaagagaggagttgacaGCTGTAACCTGACCATCTCCAAGACAGAGTCAGGGGACTCAGCTACATACTACTGTGGTGTTATGTTAGCGAGTGATGTCACATTTGGAGAAGGAACTATTTTAATTGTCAAAG ATTCAGGGTCCAACAGCATGTCTGTGATCCAGCAGTCTGTGTCTGAGTCAGTCCAGCCaggagactctgtgactctgaactgtacaatacacactgagacctgtgcaggagaacacagagtctattggttcagacatggctcaggagaatcccgtccaggaatcatttacacccatggagacaggagtgatcagtgtgagaagaaccctgaggctgggtctcctacacagagctgtgtctacaacctccccaagaggaacctcagcctctctgatgctgggacttactactgtgctgtggcctcatGTGGGGAGATACTGTTTGGCAACGGGACCAAGCTGAACATTGACC ATGGTTGTAAGGAGGACCATGTTCTCTTGGTGTACTGTCTGGGTGTAGTGTTGGCTCTTTGTGTCATCCTCATCATTGTCcttggttgtgttttgtataAGATGACCAAGAAAACCTCTCTGCTGTGTAGAG GAACGCAAACTCAGTCAAGTGGTCCGGCAGTCCCCAGTTCTCATAATCAG GATCAAGAAGATGATGACACACTCACGTCGGTCCATTACGCTGCTCTGAATGTCATCCACAAGAAGCCAAAGACCCAGAGACAGAGGAGCGCCATGGAGAGAGACACTGTGTATTCTGGGGTGAGGTGCCAAAACATGGACTGA